A single genomic interval of Streptomyces graminofaciens harbors:
- a CDS encoding phosphotransferase family protein — translation MTAADVLPALTAKLRTAAHSEATPCTHPDTVLAERADGTVVRHADTVAKAHAPDTDATALALRLAVATTNPDTLLAPLHPTPAPLHGRLVTFWPYGTPVDPETPENAPWEAAATLLAHLHNAPPPPGLPAMRGPAKAAQAIARLLTAAPTHAATAPVLRAWHTLPAWARAEAPMPDTATLCHGDLHLGQLVRHPATTGPWRLIDVDDLGVGVPAWDLARPAAWYACGLLPPDQWIRFLTAYRQANGPAVPAHDDPWPVLDVPARALTVQTAALAIAKSTAAGRPLDDVQQAVIDACDRMGGIPPELVNVFPK, via the coding sequence ATGACAGCCGCCGACGTCCTACCCGCCCTCACCGCCAAACTCCGGACCGCGGCCCACTCCGAAGCCACCCCCTGCACCCACCCCGACACAGTCCTCGCCGAACGCGCAGACGGCACCGTCGTCCGCCACGCCGACACCGTGGCCAAGGCGCACGCCCCCGACACCGACGCCACCGCCCTGGCCCTCCGCCTCGCCGTCGCCACCACCAACCCCGACACCCTCCTGGCCCCGCTCCACCCCACCCCGGCCCCCCTCCACGGCCGACTGGTCACGTTCTGGCCGTACGGCACCCCCGTAGATCCCGAAACCCCCGAGAACGCGCCTTGGGAAGCCGCGGCCACCCTCCTCGCGCACCTGCACAACGCACCCCCGCCCCCGGGCCTCCCCGCCATGCGCGGCCCGGCCAAGGCGGCCCAGGCGATCGCCCGCCTCCTCACGGCCGCGCCCACCCATGCCGCCACGGCACCCGTCCTCCGCGCCTGGCACACCCTCCCCGCCTGGGCCCGGGCCGAGGCCCCGATGCCCGACACGGCCACCCTCTGCCACGGCGACCTGCACCTCGGCCAACTCGTGCGCCACCCCGCGACCACCGGCCCCTGGCGGCTCATAGACGTCGACGACCTCGGCGTGGGTGTCCCGGCGTGGGACCTGGCCCGCCCGGCCGCCTGGTACGCCTGCGGCCTCCTTCCGCCCGACCAGTGGATCCGCTTCCTGACCGCCTACCGACAGGCCAACGGCCCGGCCGTTCCCGCACACGACGACCCCTGGCCGGTACTGGACGTACCCGCCCGCGCACTCACCGTGCAGACGGCGGCGTTGGCGATCGCCAAGTCCACGGCGGCCGGGCGCCCCCTCGACGACGTGCAGCAGGCCGTTATCGACGCATGTGACCGAATGGGAGGCATCCCGCCGGAGTTGGTGAACGTTTTCCCGAAGTAG
- a CDS encoding zf-TFIIB domain-containing protein has product MQCPKCHAPMHTYNRNGVQIEQCSGCRGIFLDYGELEALTRLESQWGGGPAVPPPPAAPQYPSGGGHAAPAWGAPHGGHHGGHGHHGGHHNRSFGHMLFSS; this is encoded by the coding sequence ATGCAGTGTCCGAAGTGCCATGCGCCGATGCACACCTACAACCGCAATGGCGTCCAGATCGAGCAGTGCAGTGGCTGCCGCGGGATCTTCCTCGACTACGGCGAGCTGGAGGCGCTGACGCGTCTGGAGTCCCAGTGGGGTGGCGGCCCGGCCGTTCCGCCGCCGCCGGCCGCTCCGCAGTACCCGTCGGGCGGAGGCCACGCCGCTCCCGCCTGGGGTGCCCCGCACGGCGGTCACCACGGGGGACACGGCCACCACGGAGGCCACCACAACCGGAGCTTCGGCCACATGCTGTTCTCCAGCTGA
- a CDS encoding chorismate-binding protein — protein sequence MLDLSPLARFGSLVATGLTDVTSDPAALDSSGFWAVRADFEGGVVCARFSDVRQERVPAPVPGRWHGPAADDWTSSLDRAAYTEGVRRIRELIAAGEVYQANLCRVLSAPVAPDADVDALTALLARGNPAPFAGTIRLPGHGVEIATASPELFLRLNGRVVESGPIKGTGRTEADLLEKDYAENVMIVDLVRNDIGRVCATGTVTVPDLCVVEKHPGLVHLVSTVRGELREDAGWPELLAAGFPPGSVTGAPKSSAMRIIDALETAPRGPYCGGIGWVDADRGTGELAVGIRTFWIDRPAGELRFGTGAGITWGSDPEAEWRETELKAARLLAVASGTYEANGRTLP from the coding sequence GTGCTCGACCTCTCTCCGCTCGCCCGCTTCGGCAGCCTCGTGGCCACCGGTCTCACCGACGTGACCAGCGATCCCGCCGCCCTGGACTCGTCCGGTTTCTGGGCCGTCCGCGCCGACTTCGAGGGCGGCGTGGTCTGCGCGCGCTTCAGCGACGTACGTCAGGAACGGGTGCCCGCGCCGGTGCCGGGGAGGTGGCACGGCCCGGCCGCCGACGACTGGACGTCTTCCCTCGACCGTGCCGCGTACACCGAGGGCGTACGCCGTATCCGCGAGCTCATCGCCGCGGGCGAGGTCTACCAGGCCAACCTCTGCCGGGTGCTGTCCGCGCCCGTGGCGCCCGACGCCGACGTGGACGCGCTGACCGCGCTGCTCGCCCGGGGCAACCCGGCACCGTTTGCCGGAACGATTCGCCTGCCGGGGCACGGGGTGGAGATCGCCACCGCGTCCCCCGAGCTCTTCCTGCGGCTCAACGGCCGTGTCGTCGAGTCCGGACCGATCAAGGGCACCGGGCGCACCGAGGCGGACCTCCTGGAGAAGGACTACGCCGAGAACGTGATGATCGTGGACCTGGTCCGCAACGACATCGGGCGGGTCTGCGCCACCGGCACCGTGACCGTGCCCGATCTGTGCGTCGTCGAGAAGCACCCGGGCCTTGTCCACCTGGTCTCCACCGTGCGTGGCGAACTGCGCGAGGACGCCGGCTGGCCGGAGCTGCTCGCCGCCGGTTTCCCACCCGGCTCCGTCACCGGCGCCCCGAAGTCCAGCGCGATGCGGATCATCGACGCCCTGGAGACGGCACCGCGCGGCCCGTACTGCGGAGGCATCGGCTGGGTCGACGCCGACCGAGGCACCGGAGAGCTGGCCGTCGGTATCCGTACCTTCTGGATCGACCGGCCGGCGGGCGAGCTCCGCTTCGGCACGGGAGCGGGCATCACCTGGGGATCGGACCCCGAGGCGGAGTGGCGGGAGACCGAGCTGAAGGCCGCGCGACTGCTCGCGGTAGCGTCGGGAACGTACGAGGCGAATGGGAGGACCCTTCCGTGA
- a CDS encoding aminotransferase class IV, giving the protein MKIWLDGGLQDIEFARVSVLDHGLTVGDGIFETVKAVHGRLFALTRHLDRLARSARGLGLPEPDLDEVRHACAAVLDANPMALGRLRITYTGGVSPLGSDRGDHGPTLVVALGETTRRADSTAVITVPWTRNERGALTGLKTTSYAENVVALARAHEQGASEALFANTVGQLCEGTGSNVFVVLDGEIHTPPVASGCLAGITRALVVEWTGARETDLPLDVLESADELFLTSTLRDVQAVHRVDTRELSGTPGPVTAKAMRAFDERAGDDLDP; this is encoded by the coding sequence GTGAAGATCTGGCTCGACGGCGGCCTGCAGGACATCGAATTTGCCCGTGTCTCCGTCCTGGACCACGGGCTGACCGTGGGCGACGGCATCTTCGAGACCGTCAAGGCCGTCCACGGGCGGCTGTTCGCGCTGACCCGCCACCTCGACCGGCTGGCCCGCTCGGCCCGCGGCCTCGGTCTGCCCGAGCCGGACCTCGACGAGGTGCGCCACGCCTGCGCCGCAGTCCTGGACGCCAACCCGATGGCCCTCGGGCGCCTGCGCATCACCTACACCGGCGGAGTCTCCCCGCTCGGCTCCGACCGTGGCGATCACGGCCCGACCCTCGTCGTCGCCCTCGGTGAGACCACCCGGCGCGCCGACTCCACCGCCGTGATCACCGTCCCGTGGACCCGCAACGAGCGCGGCGCCCTCACCGGTCTGAAGACCACCTCGTACGCCGAGAACGTCGTCGCCCTCGCCCGGGCCCACGAACAGGGCGCGAGCGAGGCGCTGTTCGCCAACACCGTGGGGCAGTTGTGCGAGGGGACGGGCTCCAACGTCTTCGTCGTCCTCGACGGGGAGATCCACACCCCGCCGGTCGCCTCCGGCTGCCTCGCGGGCATCACGCGCGCGCTCGTCGTCGAGTGGACGGGCGCCCGGGAGACCGACCTGCCGCTCGACGTCCTGGAGAGCGCCGACGAGCTCTTTCTGACCTCCACCCTGCGCGACGTACAGGCCGTCCACCGCGTCGACACCCGCGAACTGTCCGGCACGCCGGGCCCGGTGACGGCGAAGGCGATGCGGGCCTTCGACGAGCGGGCCGGGGACGACCTGGACCCGTGA
- a CDS encoding GNAT family N-acetyltransferase, whose amino-acid sequence MTTTLRPSEPLQQDEDGARSRRYQVCVNSRPVGSIRLGTYPAFGESVARILDLRIEEPDRRRGRATIAALAAEEVARGWGCRRIETSVPRDAEAALRLTHTLGYVLRNRGMRKSLGPTPPALPEGSRARPLTQAEFGPWAENGREGYVQDWVTRGVPEADARAKALRDYEGQLPDGPATEHMVLSVLEHEGTRVGALWLGLAGESAFVCDVETEAAHRGRGHGRTLMLLAEAQALAAGKPDIVLNVFAGNTPAERLYESLGYETVNHHLYKQLI is encoded by the coding sequence ATGACCACGACCCTGCGGCCCAGCGAGCCGCTTCAGCAGGACGAGGACGGGGCGCGTTCGCGCCGCTACCAGGTGTGCGTGAACAGCCGCCCTGTGGGCTCGATAAGGCTCGGTACCTATCCGGCCTTCGGGGAGTCGGTGGCCCGGATCCTGGACCTGCGCATCGAGGAACCGGACCGGCGGCGAGGCCGGGCCACGATCGCCGCGCTCGCCGCGGAGGAGGTCGCCCGAGGCTGGGGCTGCCGGCGGATCGAGACCAGCGTCCCGCGCGACGCCGAGGCCGCCCTGAGGCTGACCCACACGCTCGGCTACGTCCTGCGCAACCGGGGCATGCGCAAGTCCCTCGGCCCCACCCCGCCCGCGCTGCCCGAGGGCAGCAGGGCCCGGCCCCTTACGCAGGCCGAGTTCGGTCCGTGGGCCGAGAACGGCCGTGAGGGCTACGTGCAGGACTGGGTCACCCGCGGGGTGCCCGAGGCGGATGCGCGCGCGAAGGCCCTGCGCGACTACGAGGGGCAGCTGCCCGACGGCCCGGCCACCGAGCACATGGTGCTCAGCGTGCTGGAACACGAGGGAACGCGAGTCGGCGCCCTGTGGCTCGGGCTGGCCGGCGAGAGCGCCTTCGTGTGCGACGTGGAGACGGAGGCCGCACACCGGGGCCGCGGCCACGGCCGCACACTCATGCTGCTGGCCGAAGCCCAGGCGCTGGCCGCCGGAAAACCCGACATCGTCCTCAACGTCTTCGCGGGGAACACCCCGGCCGAGCGGCTCTACGAGTCACTCGGGTACGAGACGGTCAACCATCACCTGTACAAGCAGTTGATCTGA
- a CDS encoding DsbA family protein, with protein MSDSSPAQPSATLPATVVLDVWCELQCPDCRSALVDIRALRERYGDRLDVRLRHFPLEKHKHAFAAAQAAEEAAEQGRSWPYVDAVLGRVEELDRKGEAFLVEVAGELGLDAEEFDTALIDGRHILIVDADQAEGKAIGVTGTPTYVIGGERLDGGKSQAGLRERIEEIADRLLAETA; from the coding sequence ATGAGCGACTCCTCCCCCGCACAGCCCTCCGCGACTCTGCCCGCCACCGTCGTCCTGGACGTCTGGTGCGAACTCCAGTGCCCCGACTGCCGCAGCGCCCTCGTCGACATCCGCGCATTGCGCGAGCGCTACGGCGACCGGCTCGACGTACGACTTCGGCACTTCCCGCTGGAGAAGCACAAGCACGCGTTCGCCGCAGCGCAGGCCGCCGAGGAGGCCGCGGAGCAGGGCAGGTCGTGGCCCTATGTCGATGCCGTGCTGGGCCGGGTCGAGGAGCTGGACCGCAAGGGGGAGGCGTTTCTGGTGGAGGTGGCCGGTGAACTCGGGCTGGACGCAGAGGAGTTCGACACCGCGCTGATCGACGGCCGGCACATCCTGATCGTCGACGCCGACCAGGCCGAGGGCAAGGCGATCGGCGTGACCGGCACCCCCACGTACGTCATCGGCGGCGAGCGCCTCGACGGCGGCAAAAGCCAGGCGGGGCTGCGCGAGCGCATCGAGGAGATCGCCGACCGGCTGCTCGCCGAGACGGCGTGA
- a CDS encoding CGNR zinc finger domain-containing protein has translation MLITHDTRCALDTVVDLVNTAPENDTVADGLADVAALAEFVGKNKVSDVGALSELDLAAVRRVRGRFAEVFTAPDPASAAMVINDLIAAAGTTPRLTNHDGYDWHVHYFAPGASVADHLAADCGMALSFFVVAGEQERLRRCEAPDCRRAFVDLSRNRSRRYCDSRTCGNRLHVAAYRARRKEAAG, from the coding sequence GTGCTGATCACCCACGACACCCGGTGTGCTCTCGACACCGTGGTGGATCTGGTGAACACCGCGCCGGAGAACGACACGGTGGCGGACGGGCTCGCGGATGTCGCGGCGCTCGCCGAATTCGTAGGAAAGAACAAGGTCAGTGACGTCGGTGCGCTGTCCGAACTCGATCTCGCGGCCGTCCGCAGGGTTCGCGGCCGGTTCGCCGAGGTCTTCACCGCACCCGACCCGGCCTCGGCCGCCATGGTCATCAACGACCTGATCGCCGCGGCCGGCACCACGCCCCGGCTCACCAACCACGACGGCTACGACTGGCATGTGCACTACTTCGCCCCCGGCGCGTCCGTCGCCGACCATCTCGCGGCCGACTGCGGCATGGCCCTCTCCTTCTTCGTGGTCGCCGGGGAGCAGGAACGACTGCGCCGCTGCGAGGCCCCCGACTGCCGCCGCGCCTTCGTCGACCTCTCCCGCAACCGCTCCCGCCGCTACTGCGACAGCCGCACCTGCGGCAACCGCTTGCATGTCGCCGCCTACCGGGCGCGCCGCAAGGAAGCAGCAGGCTGA
- a CDS encoding SsgA family sporulation/cell division regulator, whose protein sequence is MNTTVSCELHLRLVVSSESSLPVPAGLRYDTADPYAVHATFHTGAEETVEWVFARDLLAEGLHRPTGTGDVRVWPSRSHGQGVVCIALSSPEGEALLEAPARALESFLKRTDAAVPPGTEHRHFDLDQELSHILAES, encoded by the coding sequence ATGAACACCACGGTCAGCTGCGAGCTGCACCTGCGCCTCGTTGTGTCGAGCGAGTCCTCACTGCCTGTTCCCGCAGGACTGCGGTATGACACGGCCGATCCCTACGCCGTGCACGCAACCTTCCACACCGGAGCCGAGGAAACCGTCGAGTGGGTGTTCGCCCGCGACCTCCTCGCCGAGGGCCTGCATCGGCCCACCGGCACCGGCGACGTCCGCGTCTGGCCGTCGCGCAGTCACGGTCAGGGCGTCGTCTGCATCGCCCTGAGCTCACCGGAAGGCGAAGCCCTGCTGGAGGCCCCGGCGCGGGCCCTGGAGTCGTTCCTGAAGCGGACGGACGCAGCCGTGCCGCCCGGCACGGAACACCGGCACTTCGATCTCGATCAGGAACTCTCACACATCCTGGCGGAGAGCTAG
- a CDS encoding TIGR02611 family protein: MDTGSNGTGEVALAADGTKCETNVANSEADVAKDEAPLGSRAPEFIKARRMLHLSWQVVIFIVGLAVVVAGVIMLPLPGPGWVVIFGGMAIWATEFVWAQLVLRWTKRKVTEATQRALDPRVRRRNIILTTIGLVIVAALVGFYVWKFGFEMPWNIKDQ, translated from the coding sequence ATGGATACGGGGAGTAACGGAACGGGGGAGGTCGCCTTGGCGGCCGATGGAACGAAGTGTGAGACAAACGTAGCGAACAGCGAGGCCGATGTGGCCAAAGACGAAGCACCGCTCGGATCCCGTGCGCCGGAATTCATCAAGGCGCGGCGGATGCTGCACCTGAGCTGGCAGGTGGTCATCTTCATCGTCGGGCTCGCGGTGGTCGTGGCGGGCGTGATCATGCTGCCGCTGCCCGGCCCCGGCTGGGTCGTGATCTTCGGCGGTATGGCGATCTGGGCGACGGAATTCGTCTGGGCGCAGCTGGTGCTGCGCTGGACCAAGCGGAAGGTCACCGAGGCCACGCAGCGCGCGCTCGACCCCAGAGTCCGGCGTCGCAACATCATTCTGACGACGATCGGCCTGGTGATCGTGGCCGCCCTCGTCGGTTTCTACGTCTGGAAGTTCGGCTTCGAGATGCCCTGGAACATCAAGGACCAGTGA
- a CDS encoding ABC transporter substrate-binding protein, with the protein MQQNRNVERRTILKAAGASLAVAGLGATATACGGGSDSADGTVTIRYAWWGAEDRAEKIKKTIALFEKKYPKIKVKTDFQPYTDFWKKFNTQASGGNPPDVFQNAIGFLRKYDAKNVLLDLSEQVKAGNLSMEGFRAGLDKFGEIDGKLLGVPVGSNSMSLVIDQPVYTKAGVKPEQGWTWDDFDAAMKKIRDKTGRAGDSGMYGVMYLYDLYLRQNGKAFFTEDSLGFTEADLKQWWSKAEKGLEEGLYADPKKVAQIKPKSAVSAELAGGEFTWDNFTLRYSSEGKSEYRLAPIPTTDGKKTGQYLGSLMLSASKRTQHPKEVAQFIDFMVHEPEVAKIMGYDRGVPATQAQYDAFTPTDEVNKAIAAYEESLVEAGVLEPITPHPNGADICEAAFLRIGEELAMGKRSVDDAVKQFFTESKTALGS; encoded by the coding sequence ATGCAGCAAAACAGGAACGTTGAGAGGCGAACGATCCTCAAGGCGGCCGGGGCGTCCCTGGCCGTCGCGGGTCTGGGGGCCACGGCCACGGCCTGCGGCGGCGGGAGTGATTCCGCGGACGGCACGGTGACGATCCGTTACGCGTGGTGGGGTGCCGAGGACCGTGCGGAGAAAATCAAGAAGACCATCGCCCTTTTCGAGAAGAAGTACCCGAAGATCAAGGTGAAGACCGACTTCCAGCCGTACACCGACTTCTGGAAGAAGTTCAACACCCAGGCCTCGGGCGGCAATCCGCCGGACGTCTTCCAGAATGCCATTGGATTCCTTCGGAAATACGACGCGAAGAATGTTCTGCTCGATCTCAGTGAGCAGGTGAAGGCGGGCAATCTCTCGATGGAGGGATTCCGGGCCGGACTCGACAAGTTCGGTGAGATCGACGGCAAGCTCCTCGGGGTTCCGGTCGGTTCCAACTCCATGTCCCTGGTGATCGACCAGCCCGTCTACACCAAGGCCGGCGTCAAGCCGGAACAGGGCTGGACCTGGGACGACTTCGACGCGGCGATGAAGAAGATCCGCGACAAGACGGGCCGGGCCGGCGACAGCGGCATGTACGGGGTCATGTACCTCTACGACCTCTACCTCCGCCAGAACGGCAAGGCGTTCTTCACCGAGGACTCGCTCGGCTTCACCGAGGCGGATCTGAAGCAGTGGTGGTCGAAGGCGGAGAAGGGCCTGGAGGAGGGTCTCTACGCCGACCCCAAGAAGGTCGCCCAGATCAAGCCCAAGTCGGCGGTCTCCGCTGAGCTCGCCGGTGGTGAGTTCACCTGGGACAACTTCACCCTCCGCTACTCCTCCGAGGGCAAGAGCGAGTACCGCCTGGCGCCCATCCCGACCACGGACGGGAAGAAGACCGGCCAGTACCTCGGCTCGCTCATGCTGAGCGCCTCCAAGCGGACCCAGCACCCCAAGGAGGTCGCGCAGTTCATCGACTTCATGGTGCACGAGCCCGAGGTCGCCAAGATCATGGGCTACGACCGCGGCGTACCCGCGACCCAGGCCCAGTACGACGCGTTCACGCCGACCGACGAGGTCAACAAGGCGATCGCCGCGTACGAGGAGTCCCTCGTCGAGGCGGGCGTGCTGGAGCCCATCACCCCGCACCCGAACGGCGCCGACATCTGCGAGGCCGCGTTCCTGCGCATCGGTGAGGAACTGGCCATGGGCAAGCGCTCGGTGGACGACGCCGTCAAGCAGTTCTTCACCGAGTCGAAGACGGCTCTCGGCAGCTGA
- a CDS encoding carbohydrate ABC transporter permease → MGTTVTHAPATESLSKDERSEPRHGPVDSPRPAALKRRGRRETLAGYLFMSPWIAGFLLLTAGPMIASLYFAFTDYNLFDPPKWIGLDNFSEMFADPRWRHSVQVTLWYVVVGTPLKLLAALGVALLLAQKRRGQAFYRAAFYAPSLIGASVSIAIVWKAIFSDDAVVDRTQKLFGVDVGGWSGDPDLIIYSLVALTVWQFGAPMVIFLAGLKQVPRELYEAAEVDGAGKLRRFWNITLPMISPVLFFNVLLETIHSFQIFSSAYIVGGGAGGNSCGPADGSMVYTCYLYVQGFENSRMGLASAMAWMLLVAVALVTAVLFWSQKRWVHYEEGA, encoded by the coding sequence ATGGGAACCACCGTGACACACGCCCCTGCGACGGAGAGCCTGTCCAAGGACGAGCGCTCCGAGCCGCGGCACGGTCCGGTCGACTCCCCGCGCCCCGCCGCCCTCAAGCGGCGGGGCCGGCGGGAGACCCTGGCCGGTTATCTCTTCATGTCTCCGTGGATCGCCGGTTTCCTGCTGCTGACAGCGGGCCCGATGATCGCCTCGCTCTACTTCGCCTTCACCGACTACAACCTGTTCGACCCACCCAAGTGGATCGGGCTCGACAACTTCTCCGAGATGTTCGCCGACCCGCGCTGGCGCCATTCGGTGCAGGTCACGCTCTGGTACGTCGTCGTCGGTACGCCGCTGAAGCTGCTCGCGGCGCTCGGTGTGGCGCTGCTGCTGGCCCAGAAGCGGCGCGGCCAGGCCTTCTACCGGGCCGCCTTCTACGCGCCGTCGCTGATCGGGGCGAGCGTCTCCATCGCGATCGTATGGAAGGCGATCTTCTCGGACGACGCGGTCGTCGACCGTACGCAGAAACTGTTCGGGGTGGATGTCGGCGGCTGGTCCGGCGACCCGGACCTGATCATCTACAGCCTGGTGGCGCTCACCGTCTGGCAGTTCGGCGCACCCATGGTCATCTTCCTGGCCGGGCTGAAGCAGGTGCCGCGCGAGCTGTACGAGGCGGCCGAGGTCGACGGGGCGGGCAAGCTGCGGCGGTTCTGGAACATCACCCTGCCGATGATCTCGCCGGTCCTCTTCTTCAACGTCCTGCTTGAGACCATCCACTCCTTCCAGATCTTCAGCTCGGCGTACATCGTCGGCGGCGGTGCCGGAGGCAACTCCTGTGGTCCTGCCGACGGTTCGATGGTCTACACCTGTTATCTCTACGTTCAGGGCTTCGAGAACAGCCGGATGGGTCTGGCCTCCGCGATGGCCTGGATGCTGCTCGTCGCGGTCGCCCTGGTGACGGCGGTGCTGTTCTGGTCCCAGAAGCGCTGGGTGCACTACGAGGAGGGTGCCTGA
- a CDS encoding carbohydrate ABC transporter permease, which produces MSAQATEISPAPSTKAGALRRGLPGAVAWHLGSLAVLAVILYPVIWVVGGSFKKSEDIVGSLDLFPTDPIVANYTRLSDGIADIPISTFFVNSLTLAVGSVIGILVSCSLTAYAFAKIRFAGRNLLFTLMIGTLLLPYHVLLIPQYVLFRNMGAIDTYTPLLLPKYLATEAFFVFLMVQFMRNLPKELDEAARLDGCGHFRIYWSIVLPLCRPALITSAIFTFINAWNDFMGPLIYVNTPDKYTVSLGLKMFVDQDAVANYGGMIAMSLVALLPVLAFFLAFQRYLIDGMATSGLKG; this is translated from the coding sequence ATGAGCGCACAGGCCACCGAGATCAGCCCGGCCCCGTCCACGAAGGCCGGTGCCCTCCGGCGCGGACTGCCCGGTGCCGTCGCCTGGCACCTCGGGTCCCTCGCGGTCCTGGCGGTGATCCTCTATCCGGTGATCTGGGTCGTCGGCGGCTCGTTCAAGAAGAGCGAGGACATCGTCGGCAGTCTGGACCTGTTCCCGACCGACCCGATCGTCGCGAACTACACCCGGCTCAGCGACGGCATCGCCGACATCCCGATCTCCACGTTCTTCGTCAACTCGCTGACACTCGCCGTCGGCTCCGTGATCGGCATCCTGGTCTCCTGCTCACTGACGGCGTACGCCTTCGCGAAGATCAGGTTCGCGGGCCGGAACCTGCTGTTCACGCTGATGATCGGCACGCTCCTGCTGCCGTACCACGTGCTTCTCATCCCGCAGTACGTGCTGTTCCGCAACATGGGCGCGATCGACACCTACACCCCACTCCTGCTCCCGAAATACCTGGCCACGGAGGCGTTCTTCGTCTTCCTGATGGTGCAGTTCATGCGGAACCTGCCCAAGGAACTCGACGAGGCGGCCCGGCTCGACGGCTGCGGCCACTTCCGGATCTACTGGTCGATCGTGCTGCCGCTGTGCCGGCCCGCGCTCATCACCAGCGCGATCTTCACCTTCATCAACGCCTGGAACGACTTCATGGGCCCGCTGATCTATGTGAATACGCCCGACAAGTACACGGTCTCGCTCGGCCTGAAGATGTTCGTGGACCAGGACGCCGTGGCCAACTACGGCGGAATGATCGCCATGTCGCTGGTCGCCCTGCTGCCGGTGCTGGCCTTCTTCCTGGCCTTCCAGCGGTACCTGATCGACGGTATGGCCACGTCGGGCCTGAAGGGCTGA